Genomic segment of Mycobacterium botniense:
GTGGCGAACATGTGATGCGCCCACACCGCGACCGACAAGGCAGCAATCGACAGCGTCGCATAGACCAGGGTGGTGTAGCCGAAGACGGGTTTGCGGCTAAATACCGGGAAGATCTCGGTGACGATGCCGAAGAATGGCAGCGCCACGATGTAGACCTCGGGGTGGCCGAAAAACCAGAACAGGTGCTGCCAGAGGATCGCCCCGCCGTTGGCGGCATCGTAGATGTGAGCACCCAGGTGCCGGTCGGCCGCCAGCCCGAACAGCGCCGCGGTCAGCAGCGGAAAAGCGATGAGCACGATGATCGAGGTCACCAGGATGTTCCAGGTGAAGATCGGCATCCGAAACATCGTCATCCCGGGTGCGCGCATGCACACCACGGTGGTGATCATGTTGACCGCGCCCAGGATGGTGCCCAAACCGGCCACGATCAGACCCATGACCCACAGGTCGGCGCCAGCACCCGGGTTGTGGACGGCGTCGGACAGCGGGGTGTAGGCGGTCCAGCCGAAATCGGCCGCCCCCCCGGGGGTGATGAACCCGGCCATCCCGATGGTGGCGCCGAACACAAACAGCCAGAAGGACAGGGCGTTCAGCCGGGGAAACGCCACATCCGGGGCACCGATCTGCAGCGGCAGCACCAGGTTGGCGAAGCCGAACACGATCGGCGTCGCGTAAAAGAGCAGCATGATGGTGCCGTGCATGGTGAACAGCTGGTTGTACTGCTCATTGGACAAAAACTGCAGACCCGGCGTCGCCAGCTCGGTGCGCATCAACAGCGCCAGCAGACCGCCGATGAAAAAGAAGACAAAACAGGCGACGCAGTACATGATCCCGATCATCTTGTGATCGGTGGTCGCGATCAGCCGGTAGAGCAGGTTACCTTTGGGGCCGGTCCGCGGCGGGAACGGACGGCTGGCCTCGAGTTCTCCCAGCGGGGGCGCTTCAGCGGTCAAGAGCTCCTCCAAACCTCAATCCCGGGCAAGGCGTTGATGCGACCTTCACTGGAATCCTAACCGTCGATTATCCCGGCCGCGGCCGCAGTCCTACAAACCGTCGTAATCGCGTCGTGAACGGCCCCCAAACCGCTGGCCCTCAGGTTCGGCGTGCCGGTGTTACCGTCGGAGCCGTGCTGATCGGCGGTATGCGACCTGCGCTGGCCGCGGCCGCGGCGGCTATCAGCGTGTTCCTGTGCGCCGGTTGCCGGCCCGCGCCCCCCGGCGGTGTCCCGCCACCGGCAAGCACCCGGCCCGTCATCACCAGCACCACCCAGATCGCGGGGGCCGGGGTGTTGGGCAACCAGCGCAAGCCTGACGAATCGTGTGCCCCCCAGCCGGCCGCAGCCGATCCGGGTCCGCCGACGCGCCCGGCCCGCAATGCTCCGGGTGTGCAGCCTGAGGTCACTGAGGTGCGGGCTGATCCCCAGCGCATCGTGGTGCTCTCCGGCGATCAGCTCGACGCCTTATGCGCGCTGGGCCTACAGTCCCGTATCGTCGCCGCGGCATTGCCGGACGGCTCCGCGAGCCAGCCCGCCTATCTGGGCAGTGTCGTGCATCGGCTGCCCGGGGTCGGCAGCCGCAG
This window contains:
- the ctaD gene encoding aa3-type cytochrome oxidase subunit I → MTAEAPPLGELEASRPFPPRTGPKGNLLYRLIATTDHKMIGIMYCVACFVFFFIGGLLALLMRTELATPGLQFLSNEQYNQLFTMHGTIMLLFYATPIVFGFANLVLPLQIGAPDVAFPRLNALSFWLFVFGATIGMAGFITPGGAADFGWTAYTPLSDAVHNPGAGADLWVMGLIVAGLGTILGAVNMITTVVCMRAPGMTMFRMPIFTWNILVTSIIVLIAFPLLTAALFGLAADRHLGAHIYDAANGGAILWQHLFWFFGHPEVYIVALPFFGIVTEIFPVFSRKPVFGYTTLVYATLSIAALSVAVWAHHMFATGAVLLPFFSFMTYLIAVPTGIKFFNWIGTMWKGQLTFETPMLFAIGFAVTFLLGGLTGVLLASPPLDFHVTDSYFVVAHFHYVLFGTIVFSTFAGVYFWFPKMTGRLLDERLGKLHFWLTLIGFNTTFLVQHWLGDMGMPRRYADYLPSDGFQPLNVVSTIGAFILGVSMLPFVWNVFKSWRYGEPVTVDDPWGYGNSLEWATTCPPPRHNFYELPRIRSERPAFELHYPHMVDRLRAEAHVGRNHTEQLAEVPSS